AGACCGGGCACGATCACCTTCACGACCGGAAGGCCGAGATCCGGCCGGGTCTGGTCGAGCACGAGCAGGTCCATACCGTGCCGCTCGGTCAGCGCCGTTGCCGTCCGTACGTCCTGGAGCAGGTCCTCGCTCGGGACGTAGGCCCAACTGCCGGGCGTGCGCGGCGACTCGCCGGGATCCGGCACCAGGTAGGGCTGGTCGGCCACGGTGCGGCGGGTCCACCAGTCGAGCAAATCCGGTTCGCTGGTGCCGTATCCGCCGCCGTCCGGGTCGGCCCGCGCCACGACTGGGAGCAGCTGGCACATCTCGGTCAGTGCCCGGCGCAGCGCCAGCCGCGGGTCGAAGTGCGCGCCGAAGCCCAGGGCGATGTCCTCGGCGGGCTTGTCGGTACGGCGTGAGACGGCCGCCATCACCGGGATGCCGAAGTCGGCGGTCAGGTCCAGCACCCACAGCTCGCGGCGCAGCCGGCCGCAGGACTCGCGCAGCCCGGCCACCCAGGGATCGTCGAACGCGTCCAGGCAGACGGCCGGCTGGCGGGTGCGGTTGTACCACCACAGGGCGACGGCGTCCCGCTCCACCAGTTCCAGGAAGCCCTGGACGACGGCGTCCTCCAGGCTGCTCCCGGCCGCGTTGCCGTTGGAGTCCGCCCACGGGCCCTCGGCCGCGTCCCGGCTGCCGGCCGGAGTGAAGTAGAGCAGCGAGGTCGGCAGCCAGCGCTCACCGCCCGTGGTGAGCGAGCGCACCGGCGTCCACTCCACCGGGCGGTCCGCCCGGAAGGGGGCCGGCACCCGGTGGAACGCCGAGTGCCGCGCGTTCCACTCCTCACGGCCGGTGAACTGCCGTTCGGCGAAGAGCTGGCAGTCGTTGGGGTGCAGGGCCTGCGGGCCGATCCCGGTCAGGGTGTCCCGCAGTACGTACTCGTCGCCCTGGCGGGTGCCGGAGTAACGTTCCACCGCCTCGCAGAGCGCGCCGACCTGGGCCTCCAGCGCGGTGGTGCCCTTGCCGCCGCTGGAACTGCGCAGATGGCCCCGCAGCTGGTCAAGGGTGGTTCCGGACAGGGCCAGATTCCGGCCGGAGAGATAGCAGTTGAGGCCCTCCGGCAGCCGCTCGTCCCGGGTGATGCCGCTCACCACCCCGGTGATCGGACTCACCAGGTGCCGGTAGCGCTCCAGCATCCGCTCAGGGCTCAGGGAGCGGTGGTTGCCGCCGGTTCCGGTGGCCTTCGGCCGGGGCGCGAGCGGGATCGGCCGCCTGGCCCGCGCCGCGACCAGCCCCGGGTCGCCGCAGGCGGGGCACTGCGGCCGGGCGCGCACGGGATGGTGTGTGCTGCGCAGGGTCAGCGTGTCCAGGACGCACAGCGAACGCTGGCCGTCGTGCCGGGCGCCGGCCAGCCACTTGGCCGCCTCCAGCGCGGCGGTGTGCCGGCCGAGGGCGCGCCCGGCGGCCAGTTCCGCCACCGGACGCTTGAGCGGGCGGTCGCTCTCCAGGGCGCGCTGCACGGGCAGTTCGGCCGCCCGATGGGCGCGCAGCCGGTGCGCGAGGCAGTGCCAGCAGGGCCCCGAGCCCGGGGTGAACACCGGCCCGACCCACGGCTGTGCGCCGTCCGGGCGGGCGAGCAGCCAGGGGCGCCCCCGCTCCCGGTGCCAGGCGTCGAGGTCGGCGAGTTCCGGGTCCAGGTAGTCGTCGCAGACGACCAGGGACAGGCCCGCCGCCCGGCCCTCGGCGGCCGGGACGAGACCCGAGTCCGAGCAGGCGGCCCGCACCTGCTCGGCGTCCACCCCGCCGACCCCGATGACCTGGACGGGGGTGGTCGCCACCGCGGTCGCCGCGGCGTCGCCGTCCAGTCCCGCCAGGTCCCAGTACGCCAGCGCCTCGGGCGGGGCGTCGGCCGCGGCCTCCCGGTAGGCCACCAGGTCGGCCCGGCCCAGCTCGGCCAGCAGCCGGCCGGCCTCCAGGGCCGGGAGGGCGGATCCGGCGCCGCGCAGCACCTCCTCCAGGGTCCGGGTGCCGTCGAGCAGGGGGGCCAGCAGCTGCACCCGGTCTCCGTGCAGCGCTGACACCCCCTGCGGGGAGAGCAGGTAGGCGGCCTCCCCCGGCACCACCTCGACCCGCATGTGGCGCCTGAACCCGACCCTGCGTCCCCCGCTGGTCATATGGCCGGGGCCGCCTTCGCGGGCGCCTCGGTGCCCTCGCCCGGAGCGGGCGCGGGGACGGTGTCGGGGGCCGGGCGGTGCGGGCGGTGGTCGGGCGAGGTCCAGCAGCCGAAGGTGCCGCCGGCGAAGGGCGCGGTGTGGCCGAGGTCCTCGATGACCAGCTCGGCACCGGTGTAGAGCGGCTCGGCGGCGCACAGCCCGGTCAGGCCGAACTCGTCGAGGACGGACAGCGGGTCGGCGACATAGCGGCGGCCGAGATCGCGCTCCAGCCCGGTACGGGCGAGCAGTTCGGCCAGCCGGTGGTCGTCGGATCCCGGCCGGGCCGGGGCGGTGCGGACGGGAAGGTCGGTGGGCGACAGCGTCACGGACATCTGGGCGATCCCTCCGTTTGGCCGGGCGTTCCGGTGAACGCCTCCGGTGTGGCTTGATTCTGCGGTCGCCGAAGACGCCCAGCCCAGTGGCGGTTTCACCGGCCAGGTGTGAGATTTTCATGATTGCCGTGGTGAGCGGCTCACTGGGCCGCCGGCCCGGTGAACGGCACCCTCGAAGGACGGCCGCCCGGGTGCGGCCCAACGAGGGGAGAACGTCATGGACATCAAGGTCCTCGGCCCGTTGGAGGCAGGAGAGGGGAGCGTCTCCTGCGTTCCGAGTGCGGCCAAGCCCCGGCAGATCCTGGCCCTGCTCGCGCTGCAGGCCGATCACGTCGTGCCGGTCCCCACGCTCATGGAGGAGATCTGGGGCGAGTCCATCCCGCGCAGCGCCGCGACCACGCTGCAGACGTACATCCTGCAGCTCAGGCGGCGGATCTCGCAGGCGCTGGCGGACGACGCCGGCCGGGACGCCAAGCAGGTTCTGGTCACCCAGCACGGCGGATATTCGCTCCGGGTGCGCCCCGGCCAGGTGGACGCCCACCAGTTCGAGCGGACGGCGGCGGCCGGCCGGGCGGCCTTCAACGCCGAGGACTACGCCACGGCGTCCCGGCTGCTGGGCGAGGCGCTGGCGCTGTGGAACGGGCCCGCGCTGGTGGACGTGCGGGTGGGCAGCGTGCTCGAACTGGAGGTGCTGCGGCTGACCGAGAACCGTACGGTCTGCCTGGAGCGCCGGTTCGACGCCGACCTGCGGCTCGGCCGCCACTCCGAACTCGTCCCCGAGCTCTACAGCATGACGATGCGTCACCCGATGCACGAGAACTTCTGCGCCCAGCTGATGATCGCCCTGCACCAGTCCGGGGCCTCCTGGCGGGCCCTGCACGCCTACCAGCGGCTGCGCCGGACCCTGGTCGACGAGCTCGGCATGGAGCCCTCGCCCCGGCTGCAGCGGCTGCAGCAGGCGGTGCTCTCCGGGGAACCGGTGCTCGACGCCGGACTGTCGGCATAGGGCCGGTCCCGAGGGATCGGCCCGCCGGTGCTCGAGCCGGTTTCGAGCCCCGGTGCTTACGTTCGGGCAATGACGATCCTCGACGACACCACGACGGTCGCCGCACCGCTCGGCGCCGTCCCCGTACCGCCGCGTGACCTGCGCAACTCCACCGCCGAGCTGCGCCGCCTCAAGGGCGAGGTCGTCCTCGGCCCGGACCCCGAGGCCACCGACCGGCAGCATGCCAAGGGCAAGCTGACGGCGCGCGAGCGGCTGGAACTCCTCTTCGACCCAGGCACGTTCACCGAACTGGAACCGCTCCGCCGGCACCGGGCGACCGGCTTCGGCCTGGAGGACCGCCGGCCGCACGGCGACGGGGTGCTGACCGGCTGGGGCCTGGTGCACGGCCGTACCGTCTTCGCCTACGCCCACGACTTCCGGGTGTTCGCCGGCAGCCTGGGCGAGGCGCACGCCGCCAAGGTGCACCGCGTGATGGACCTCGCGGAGGCCGCGGGCGCTCCCCTGGTGTCCCTCAACGACGGTGCCGGAGCGCGCATCCAGGAGGGTGTCACCGCGCTGGCCGGCTACGGCGGGATCTTCCGCCGCAACGTCGCCGCCTCCGGGGTGATCCCGCAGATCAGCGTGATGCTCGGGCCCTGCGCCGGCGGGGCCGCGTACTCGCCCGCACTGACCGACTTCGTGTTCATGGTGCGCGGCACCTCGCAGATGTTCATCACCGGGCCGGACGTGGTGCGCGCCGTCACCGGTGAGGCCATCAGCCACGACGGGCTCGGCGGGGCCGACGCCCACGCCGCCCTCTCCGGCGTGGCGGGCTTCGTCCACGACGACGAGGCGTCCTGCCTGGCCGACGTGCGCTACCTGCTGTCGCTGCTGCCGTCCAACAACCGCGAGCTGCCGCCCGCGCAGGCCCCGGCCGACCCGCCGGACCGGCGCTGCGAGGCACTCACCGACCTGGTGCCCGCCGAGCCCGGACAGGCCTACGACATCCGGGCGGTGATCGAGGAGATCGTCGACGACGGCGAGTTCCTGGAGGTGCACGAGTCCTGGGCGCGCAACGTGGTCTGCGCGCTGGCCCGGCTGGACGGCCAGGTGGTCGGCGTGGTCGCCAACCAGCCCTCGGTACTGGCCGGGGTGCTGGACATCCACGCCTCCGAGAAGGCAGCCCGGTTCGTCTCCACCTGCGACGCGTTCAGCATCCCGCTGGTCACCCTCGTCGACGTGCCCGGCTTCCTGCCCGGGGTGGGCCAGGAGCACGACGGCATCATCCGGCACGGGGCCAAGCTGCTCCACGCGTACTGCAACGCCAGCGTGCCGCGTATCTCGGTGGTCCTGCGCAAGGCGTACGGCGGCGCGTACATCGTCATGGACTCCCGCTCCATCGGGGCCGACCTGTGCTTCGCCTGGCCGACCAACGAGATCGCGGTGATGGGCGCGGAGGGAGCGGCGAACGTCGTCTTCCGCCGGGAGATCGCCCGCTCCGACGACCCCGAGGGCACCCGGGCACGGCTGGTCGAGCAGTACCGCACCGAGCTGATGCACCCCTACTACGCGGCCGAGCGCGGCCTCGTCGACGACGTCATCGACCCGGCGGACACCCGGGCGGTGCTGGTCCGCTCGCTCGCGATGCTGCGCGGCAAGAAGACCGACCTGCCCGAGCGCAAACACGGGATCACCCCGCTGTGAGGGTCCACGACCCCGCTTCCGCGGTCCATGCGGACGCGAGCGCCCGTCGAGCACGTGGCCGAAACATGGCTGCACCGGCAATTCGCCAGAAGGAGAGACACACCATGACGACCACCGACACCGAGGTCACCCTGGCCCGGCTCACCACCATGCTGCGGGAGAGCGTCGGAGAGGAGGAGGGCGTCGACCTGGACGGCGACGTCATCGACACGCCGTTCCTCGAACTCGGCTACGACTCGCTGGCCCTGCTGCAGGTCATCGGCGAGATCGAGCGGGAGTACGGCGTGACCATACCCGACGATGCCGTCGTCGACGCCGAGACCCCGCGCGCGCTGCTCGACCTGATCAACACCAGCCGCGGTGCCACGGCCGGTGGCGAGGGGGGCCGGTGAGCCGTCGCGCCGTCATCACCGGCATCGGCGTGCGCGCGCCCGGCGGCAGCGGGACCAAGGAGTTCTGGGACCTGCTGACCGCCGGCCGCACGGCGACCCGGCTGATCGACTTCTTCGACCCCGCGCCGTTCCGTTCCCAGGTCGCCGCGACCGTCGACTTCGACCCGGCCACCGAGGGACTGACCGCCCGCCAGGTGCGGCGGATGGACCGCGCCACCCAGTTCGCGGTGGCCTGCGCCCGGGAGGCGGTGGCGGACAGCGGGCTGGAACTCGGCGCGCTGGACCCGTTCCGCCTCGGCGTGGTGCTGGGCAGCGCCGTCGCCTCCGCGACCAGCCTGGAGAACGAGTACGTGGTGCTGTCCGACAGCGGCCGGGAGTGGGTGGTGGACCCCGCGTACGCCTCGCCGCACATGTTCGACTACCTCACCCCGGGGGCCATGGCCGCCGAGGTCGCCTGGGACGCGGGCGCCCAGGGGCCGGTCACGCTGATCTCCGACGGCTGCACCTCCGGTCTCGACTCGGTGGGGCTGGCCGCCCAGCTCATCCGGGAGGGCAGCGCCGACGTCATGGTGACCGGGGCGTCGGACACCCCGGTCACCCCGATCGTCGTCGCCTGTTTCGACGCCATCAAGGCCACCACCCCCCGCAACGACGACCCGGAGCACGCCTCCCGCCCGTTCGACGCCTCCCGCAACGGCTTCGTGCTGGCGGAGGGCGCCGCGATGTTCGTCCTGGAGGAGTACGAGACCGCCCGCGCCCGCGGCGCCCGGATCTACGCCGAGGTCACGGGCTACGCGACGCGCTGCAACGCCTACCACATGACCGGCCTGCGCAAGGACGGCCGGGAGATGGCCGAGGCGATCCGGGTGGCGCTGGACGAGTCCCGGATCGACCCCACCGCGGTGGACTACATCAACGCCCACGGCTCCGGCACCAAACAGAACGACCGGCACGAGACCGCCGCGTTCAAGCGCAGCCTGGGCGAGCACGCCTACCGGATCCCGGTGAGCTCCATCAAGTCGATGGTGGGTCACTCGCTGGGCGCCATCGGGTCGATCGAGATCGCCGCCTGCGCGCTGGCCATCGAGCACGACGTGGTGCCGCCCACCGCCAACCTCCACCAGTCCGACCCCGAGTGCGACCTGGACTACGTGCCGCTGACCGCACGCGACCACCGGGTGGACACCGCGCTGACCGTGGGCAGCGGATTCGGCGGCTTCCAGAGCGCCATGGTGCTCCGCCGCCCGGAAGGAGCGACGACGTGAGCAGCACACTGATCACCGGGATCGGCGTCGCCGCGCCGGGCGGGCTCGGCGCCGAGGAGTACTGGCAGGCCGCCCTGGCCGGCCGCGGCGCGATCGCCGAGGTCACCGCCTTCTCGACCGAGGGGTGCCTGACCGGCCTGGCCGGGCAGATCGCGGACTTCGAGGCCAAGGAGCACCTGCCCAGCACCCTGCGGACGCAGACCGACCGGTCGACCCAGCTCGCCCTGGTCGCCGCGGGCTGGGCGCTGCAGGACGCCGCCCTACAGCCCGGGCAGCTCGCCGACTACGGCATGGGCGTGGTCACCTCCAACGCCCTCGGCGGTTTCGACTTCACCCACCGCGAGTTCCGCAAGCTGTGGCGCCAGGGGCCGCAGTACGTCAGCGTCTACGAGTCCTTCGCCTGGTTCTACGCGGTGAACACCGGCCAGATCTCGATCCGGCACGGCATGCGCGGACCGAGCGCCGCGCTCGTCGCCGAGCAGGCCGGCGGCCTGGACGCGCTCGGGCACGCCCGCCGCACCGTGCGGCGCGGCACCGGGCTGGTGGTCAGCGGGGGCATCGACTCCGCACTCGACCCGTGGGGTTTCGTCGCCCAGCAGGTCCCCGGGCGGACCAGTACGGCCACCGATCCGGCGCGCGCCTACCTCCCGTTCGACCGGGCGGCGCGCGGCAGCGTCCCCGGCGAGGGCGGCGCGCTGCTCGTCCTGGAGGACGAGGCGGTCGCCCGCAAGCGCGGCGTCGGCCGCGTCCACGGCGAACTGGCCGGGTACGCGGCCACGTTCGACCCGGCCCCGGGCAGCGGCGGCGAGCCCGGTCTGCGCCGCGCGGCCGAACTGGCCCTGGCGGACGCCGGTGTCGGCCCGGAGCAGGTGGACGCGGTCTTCGCCGACGGCGCCGGCGTGCCGGAGCTGGACCGGGTGGAGGCGGAGGCGATCGGCCGTCTCTTCGGAGCCCGCGCGGTGCCGGTGACGGCGCCCAAGTCACGTACCGGACGGCTCTACTCCGGGGGCGGCCCGCTGGACGTGGCGACCGCGCTGCTGGCCATCCGGGACGGCGTCCTGCCGCCCACCACCGGCACCACCGAGGTGCCCGAGGAGTACGGCCTGGACGTGGTGCGCGGCGACGCGCGCGAGCTGCCGGTGCGCACCGCCCTGGTGCTGGCCCGCGGCCACCGCGGCTTCAACTCCGCCGTGGTCGTCCGGGGGTTCGCGCTCTGAGCACCCGGACACCGGAAAGCGGATCGGCCGCCCCCCGTGCCGGGGGCGGCCGAT
Above is a genomic segment from Streptomyces fodineus containing:
- a CDS encoding acyl carrier protein, which gives rise to MTTTDTEVTLARLTTMLRESVGEEEGVDLDGDVIDTPFLELGYDSLALLQVIGEIEREYGVTIPDDAVVDAETPRALLDLINTSRGATAGGEGGR
- a CDS encoding ketosynthase chain-length factor gives rise to the protein MSSTLITGIGVAAPGGLGAEEYWQAALAGRGAIAEVTAFSTEGCLTGLAGQIADFEAKEHLPSTLRTQTDRSTQLALVAAGWALQDAALQPGQLADYGMGVVTSNALGGFDFTHREFRKLWRQGPQYVSVYESFAWFYAVNTGQISIRHGMRGPSAALVAEQAGGLDALGHARRTVRRGTGLVVSGGIDSALDPWGFVAQQVPGRTSTATDPARAYLPFDRAARGSVPGEGGALLVLEDEAVARKRGVGRVHGELAGYAATFDPAPGSGGEPGLRRAAELALADAGVGPEQVDAVFADGAGVPELDRVEAEAIGRLFGARAVPVTAPKSRTGRLYSGGGPLDVATALLAIRDGVLPPTTGTTEVPEEYGLDVVRGDARELPVRTALVLARGHRGFNSAVVVRGFAL
- a CDS encoding AfsR/SARP family transcriptional regulator codes for the protein MDIKVLGPLEAGEGSVSCVPSAAKPRQILALLALQADHVVPVPTLMEEIWGESIPRSAATTLQTYILQLRRRISQALADDAGRDAKQVLVTQHGGYSLRVRPGQVDAHQFERTAAAGRAAFNAEDYATASRLLGEALALWNGPALVDVRVGSVLELEVLRLTENRTVCLERRFDADLRLGRHSELVPELYSMTMRHPMHENFCAQLMIALHQSGASWRALHAYQRLRRTLVDELGMEPSPRLQRLQQAVLSGEPVLDAGLSA
- a CDS encoding TOMM precursor leader peptide-binding protein gives rise to the protein MTSGGRRVGFRRHMRVEVVPGEAAYLLSPQGVSALHGDRVQLLAPLLDGTRTLEEVLRGAGSALPALEAGRLLAELGRADLVAYREAAADAPPEALAYWDLAGLDGDAAATAVATTPVQVIGVGGVDAEQVRAACSDSGLVPAAEGRAAGLSLVVCDDYLDPELADLDAWHRERGRPWLLARPDGAQPWVGPVFTPGSGPCWHCLAHRLRAHRAAELPVQRALESDRPLKRPVAELAAGRALGRHTAALEAAKWLAGARHDGQRSLCVLDTLTLRSTHHPVRARPQCPACGDPGLVAARARRPIPLAPRPKATGTGGNHRSLSPERMLERYRHLVSPITGVVSGITRDERLPEGLNCYLSGRNLALSGTTLDQLRGHLRSSSGGKGTTALEAQVGALCEAVERYSGTRQGDEYVLRDTLTGIGPQALHPNDCQLFAERQFTGREEWNARHSAFHRVPAPFRADRPVEWTPVRSLTTGGERWLPTSLLYFTPAGSRDAAEGPWADSNGNAAGSSLEDAVVQGFLELVERDAVALWWYNRTRQPAVCLDAFDDPWVAGLRESCGRLRRELWVLDLTADFGIPVMAAVSRRTDKPAEDIALGFGAHFDPRLALRRALTEMCQLLPVVARADPDGGGYGTSEPDLLDWWTRRTVADQPYLVPDPGESPRTPGSWAYVPSEDLLQDVRTATALTERHGMDLLVLDQTRPDLGLPVVKVIVPGLRHFWARFGPGRLFDVPVELGRRDRPIRYENLNPVLLFY
- a CDS encoding beta-ketoacyl-[acyl-carrier-protein] synthase family protein gives rise to the protein MSRRAVITGIGVRAPGGSGTKEFWDLLTAGRTATRLIDFFDPAPFRSQVAATVDFDPATEGLTARQVRRMDRATQFAVACAREAVADSGLELGALDPFRLGVVLGSAVASATSLENEYVVLSDSGREWVVDPAYASPHMFDYLTPGAMAAEVAWDAGAQGPVTLISDGCTSGLDSVGLAAQLIREGSADVMVTGASDTPVTPIVVACFDAIKATTPRNDDPEHASRPFDASRNGFVLAEGAAMFVLEEYETARARGARIYAEVTGYATRCNAYHMTGLRKDGREMAEAIRVALDESRIDPTAVDYINAHGSGTKQNDRHETAAFKRSLGEHAYRIPVSSIKSMVGHSLGAIGSIEIAACALAIEHDVVPPTANLHQSDPECDLDYVPLTARDHRVDTALTVGSGFGGFQSAMVLRRPEGATT
- a CDS encoding acyl-CoA carboxylase subunit beta, encoding MTILDDTTTVAAPLGAVPVPPRDLRNSTAELRRLKGEVVLGPDPEATDRQHAKGKLTARERLELLFDPGTFTELEPLRRHRATGFGLEDRRPHGDGVLTGWGLVHGRTVFAYAHDFRVFAGSLGEAHAAKVHRVMDLAEAAGAPLVSLNDGAGARIQEGVTALAGYGGIFRRNVAASGVIPQISVMLGPCAGGAAYSPALTDFVFMVRGTSQMFITGPDVVRAVTGEAISHDGLGGADAHAALSGVAGFVHDDEASCLADVRYLLSLLPSNNRELPPAQAPADPPDRRCEALTDLVPAEPGQAYDIRAVIEEIVDDGEFLEVHESWARNVVCALARLDGQVVGVVANQPSVLAGVLDIHASEKAARFVSTCDAFSIPLVTLVDVPGFLPGVGQEHDGIIRHGAKLLHAYCNASVPRISVVLRKAYGGAYIVMDSRSIGADLCFAWPTNEIAVMGAEGAANVVFRREIARSDDPEGTRARLVEQYRTELMHPYYAAERGLVDDVIDPADTRAVLVRSLAMLRGKKTDLPERKHGITPL